The proteins below come from a single Clupea harengus chromosome 21, Ch_v2.0.2, whole genome shotgun sequence genomic window:
- the scn1lab gene encoding sodium channel, voltage-gated, type I like, alpha b isoform X2 has protein sequence MAAQLLVPPGPDSFRRFRPESLAAIERCIAEEIARQPKGERRRDQDDDDNGPKPNSDLEAGKSLPFIYGDIPRGLVSVPLEDLDTFYNNQTTFIVLNRGKTIFRFNATPAVYILSPFNLMRRIAIKVLVHSMFSFFIMCTILCNCAFMTLSNPPEWAKNVEYTFTGIYTFESLIKILARGFCVGKFTFLRDPWNWLDFSVISMAYVTEFVNLGNVSALRTFRVLRALKTISVIPGLKTIVGALIQSVKKLSDVMILTVFCLSVFALIGLQLFMGNLRQKCVRIPIDGPTAPPSALPQNFTLGPTDDLELANISLPNNTFNWTEYISDNRNYYYLPGRRDALLCGNGSDAGQCPEGFMCIKAGFNPNFGYTSFDTFSWAFLSLFRLMTQDYWENLYQQTLRAAGKPYMIFFVLVIFLGSFYLVNLILAVVAMAYDEQNQATIEEAQQKEEEFQAMLEQLKRQQEEAQVAAAATTGESGEYSYPGRGAPSEESSSGGGSRLSSKSAKERRNRRKKRRQREEQEEEEQEQEEDEVEKRDAEKFHKSASEDSIKRSTFRFSIDANRLSYDKKCSTPNQSLLSISRGSLFSPRRNSRASLFSFRGRARDFGSENDFADDEHSTFEESDSRRGSLFVPRRTERRSSNVSHCSLAAPRIVLPANGKMHCSVDCNGVVSLVGGTSVPTSPVGRLLPEGTTTESDVKKKRSGSHRHSVDYLEEPVASRQRAMSVASILTNTMEELEESRQKCPPCWYKFANTFLIWDCCETWLRIKEVVNMVVMDPFVDLAITICIVLNTLFMALEHYPMTKEFNDLLSVGNLVFTGIFTAEMCFKVIALDPYYYFQEGWNIFDGIIVSLSLMELGLANVEGLSVLRSFRLLRVFKLAKSWPTLNMLIKIIGNSVGALGNLTLVLAIIVFIFAVVGMQLFGKSYRDCVCKISDDCELPRWHMNDFFHSFLIVFRVLCGEWIETMWDCMEVAGQSMCIVVFMLVMVIGNLVVLNLFLALLLSSFSADNLAATDDDSEMNNLQIAVGRIHSGIAFIKSALRQFLQSLCLGGGGKPGTMDEEKPLDDLHSDVAKENCLTNHTSLVVSVGGVSIGPGGVELTKDFLRDGGSGVTTGHVTTGNGVDGRGGYGMEEGDYMSFIHNPSLTVTVPIAVGESDFENLNTEDFSSDSSDVEGSKEKLPVDTHLSSSEGSTVDIRPPGEGVEGSIELEVEESFEPEGCFTDGCVVRFHCCQVNVEEGRWKSWWTLRKTCFRIVEHNWFETFIIFMILLSSGALAFEDVYIEQRKTVKTVLEYADKVFTYVFILEMLLKWVAYGFVKYFTNAWCWLDFLIVDVSVVSLLASALGYSELTAIKSLRTLRALRPLRALSRFEGMRVVVNALLGAIPSIMNVLLVCLIFWLIFSIMGVNLFAGKYYHCVNSTTGELLPVSLVNNKSECLAMANDSARWKNVKINFDNVGAGYLALLQVATFKGWMDIMYAAVDSRNLEQQPEYEVNLYMYLYFVIFIIFGSFFTLNLFIGVIIDNFNQQKKKFGGQDIFMTEEQKKYYNAMKKLGSKKPQKPIPRPTNKFQGCVFDFVTRQAFDIVIMILICLNMVTMMVETDDQTEDMANILYWINLVFIVLFTGESSLKMISLRHYYFSLGWNIFDFVVVILSIVGMFLSDVIEKYFVSPTLFRVIRLARIGRILRLIKGAKGIRTLLFALMMSLPALFNIGLLLFLVMFIYAIFGMSNFAYVKREAGIDDLFNFETFGNSMLCLFQITTSAGWDGLLAPILNNKEPDCDSRLEHPGSSVRGNCGNASVGIIFFVSYIIICFLIVVNMYIAVILENFSVATEESAEPLSEDDFEMFYEVWERFDPDATQFVEYQKLSEFADSLDPPLRIAKPNRLQLIAMDLPMVSGDRIHCLDILFAFTLRVLGEEGEMDALRGQMEERFMASNPSKVSYEPITTTLRRKQEEMSAMVIQRAFRCYRMRQTVKRASHMYRQSLLQDGGSLISRGGEKVPDKEVLVIIKFTENSASDKTDMTPSSASPPSYNSVAKSDKDKDKYEKDWREKEDNAKDARERKK, from the exons ATGGCCGCCCAGCTTCTTGTTCCTCCCGGACCTGACAGCTTCAGGCGGTTCCGCCCGGAGTCGCTGGCCGCCATCGAGCGGTGCATCGCTGAGGAGATAGCGCGGCAGCCCAAGGGCGAGAGGCGGCGCGACCAGGACGACGACGACAATGGACCCAAACCCAACAGCGACCTGGAGGCAGGGAAGTCCCTGCCCTTCATCTACGGGGACATCCCACGGGGACTGGTGTCTGTGCCTCTGGAGGACCTGGACACCTTCTACAACAAccagaca ACGTTTATAGTGCTAAACCGCGGGAAGACCATCTTCCGCTTCAATGCCACCCCAGCCGTCTACATCCTCAGCCCCTTCAACCTGATGAGGAGAATCGCCATCAAAGTGCTGGTGCATTC AATGTTCAGTTTTTTCATCATGTGTACTATCCTGTGCAACTGCGCCTTCATGACGCTGAGTAATCCACCAGAATGGGCCAAAAACGTGGA GTACACTTTCACTGGGATCTACACCTTCGAGTCCCTGATCAAGATTCTGGCCAGGGGCTTCTGTGTGGGGAAGTTCACCTTCCTCAGGGATCCCTGGAACTGGCTGGACTTCAGTGTTATATCCATGGC GTATGTAACAGAGTTTGTAAACCTAGGCAATGTTTCAGCTCTCCGCACATTCAGGGTGCTCAGAGCTTTGAAAACAATCTCTGTAATCCCag GCCTGAAGACCATTGTAGGCGCTCTGATCCAGTCCGTGAAGAAGCTGTCAGACGTGATGATCCTGACGGTGTTCTGCCTAAGTGTGTTTGCCCTCATTGGGCTGCAGCTCTTCATGGGAAACCTGCGGCAGAAGTGTGTGCGGATCCCCATAGACGGTCCCACGGCGCCCCCCTCTGCCCTGCCGCAGAACTTCACGCTGGGCCCCACTGACGACCTAGAGCTGGCCAACATAAGCCTACCCAACAACACCTTCAACTGGACCGAGTACATCAGCGAcaacc GGAATTACTACTATCTGCCCGGCCGCCGTGATGCTCTGCTCTGTGGCAATGGTAGTGATGCAGG GCAGTGCCCAGAGGGGTTCATGTGCATTAAGGCGGGCTTCAACCCGAACTTCGGCTACACAAGCTTTGACACCTTCAGCTGGGCCTTCCTGTCGCTCTTCCGGCTCATGACCCAGGACTACTGGGAGAACCTCTATCAGCAG acccTGCGTGCCGCTGGGAAGCCCTATATGATCTTCTTCGTGCTGGTGATCTTCCTGGGCTCGTTCTACCTGGTGAACCTGATCCTGGCCGTGGTTGCCATGGCCTACGACGAGCAGAACCAGGCCACCATTGAGGAGGCgcagcagaaggaggaggagttcCAGGCCATGCTGGAGCAGCTCAAGAGACAGCAGGAGGAggcgcag gttgCCGCGGCGGCGACCACGGGTGAGAGCGGGGAGTACAGCTACCCGGGGCGGGGCGCCCCGTCGGAGGAGAGCTCGTCGGGGGGCGGCTCGCGCCTCAGCTCCAAGAGTGCCAAGGAGCGCCGCAACCGCCGCAAGAAGAGGAGGCAGcgcgaggagcaggaggaggaggagcaggagcaggaggaggacgaggtcGAGAAGAGGGACGCCGAGAAGTTCCACAAGTCGGCGTCGGAGGACAGCATCAAGCGCTCCACCTTCCGCTTCTCCATCGACGCCAACCGCCTCTCCTACGACAAGAAGTGCTCCACACCCAACCAG tctctcctgaGCATCTCGCGCGGCTCCCTCTTCTCCCCGCGCCGGAACAGCCGGGCGAGCCTGTTCAGCTTCCGGGGCCGGGCGCGCGACTTCGGCTCGGAGAACGACTTCGCCGACGACGAGCACAGCACGTTCGAGGAAAGCGATAGCCGGCGCGGTTCGCTCTTCGTACCGCGGCGCACCGAACGGCGCAGTTCCAACGTCAGCCACTGCAGCCTGGCGGCGCCGCGCATCGTGTTGCCTGCCAACGGGAAGATGCACTGCTCCGTCGACTGCAACGGCGTGGTGTCGCTGGTGGGGGGCACTTCGGTGCCCACATCGCCCGTCGGCAGGCTGCTCCCGGAG ggcACCACCACTGAGTCTGACGTGAAGAAGAAGCGTTCAGGCTCCCACCGGCACTCTGTTGACTACCTGGAAGAGCCCGTGGCCAGCAGACAGAGAGCCATGAGTGTGGCCAGCATTCTCACCAACACCATGGAGG AGCTGGAGGAGTCTCGTCAGAAGTGCCCCCCCTGCTGGTACAAGTTCGCCAACACCTTCCTGATCTGGGACTGCTGCGAGACGTGGCTGAGGATCAAAGAGGTGGTGAACATGGTGGTGATGGACCCCTTCGTGGACCTGGCCATCACCATCTGCATCGTGCTCAACACCCTCTTCATGGCCCTGGAGCACTACCCCATGACCAAGGAGTTCAACGATCTCCTCTCCGTCGGGAACCTG GTGTTCACCGGCATCTTCACAGCTGAGATGTGCTTCAAGGTCATCGCTCTTGACCCCTACTACTACTTCCAGGAGGGCTGGAACATCTTTGACGGCATCATCGTCAGCCTGAGCCTGATGGAGCTGGGTCTGGCTAATGTGGAGGGTCTCTCTGTTTTACGCTCCTTCAGATTG CTAAGGGTGTTTAAGCTGGCCAAGTCCTGGCCCACCCTCAACATGCTCATCAAGATCATCGGCAACTCTGTGGGCGCCCTGGGCAACCTGACCCTGGTCTTGGCCATCATCGTCTTCATCTTCGCCGTGGTGGGCATGCAGCTGTTCGGCAAGAGCTACCGCGACTGCGTGTGCAAGATCTCGGACGACTGCGAGCTGCCGCGCTGGCACATGAACGACTTCTTCCACTCCTTCCTCATCGTGTTCCGAGTGCTGTGCGGCGAGTGGATCGAGACCATGTGGGACTGCATGGAGGTGGCGGGCCAGTCCATGTGCATCGTCGTCTTCATGCTGGTCATGGTCATCGGGAACCTGGTG GTTCTAAACCTCTTCCTAGCCTTGCTGCTGAGCTCGTTCAGCGCCGACAACCTGGCGGCCACGGACGACGACAGCGAGATGAACAACCTCCAGATCGCCGTGGGCCGCATCCACAGTGGCATCGCCTTCATCAAGTCGGCGCTGCGGCAGTTCCTGCAGAGCCTGTgcctgggaggggggggcaagCCGGGGACGATGGACGAGGAGAAGCCCCTGGACGACCTGCACAGCGACGTGGCCAAGGAGAACTGCCTGACCAATCACACCAGCCTGGTGGTCAGCGTGGGCGGAGTCAGTATCGGGCCGGGCGGTGTGGAGCTCACCAAGGACTTCCTGAGGGACGGCGGCAGCGGTGTCACCACGGGCCATGTCACCACGGGCAACGGGGTGGACGGGCGGGGTGGTTATGGGATGGAGGAGGGGGACTACATGTCGTTCATCCACAACCCCAGCCTGACGGTCACCGTGCCCATTGCGGTGGGCGAGTCCGACTTCGAGAACCTGAACACGGAGGACTTCAGCAGCGACTCCTCAGATGTGGAGGGCAGTAAAGAG AAGCTTCCAGTAGACACTCATCTGAGCTCGTCGGAGGGGAGCACCGTGGACATCCGACCCCCAGGAGAGGGAGTTGAGGGTTCCATCgagctggaggtggaggaaTCCTTCGAGCCAGAAGGCTGCTTCACTGacg gctgtgtgGTGCGTTTCCACTGCTGTCAGGTGAATGTGGAAGAGGGCCGGTGGAAGAGTTGGTGGACGCTGAGGAAGACCTGCTTCAGGATCGTGGAGCACAACTGGTTTGAgaccttcatcatcttcatgatCCTACTCAGCAGTGGTGCTCTG GCGTTTGAAGACGTTTACATTGAGCAGAGGAAGACGGTGAAGACAGTGCTGGAGTATGCCGATAAGGTCTTCACCTACGTGTTCATTCTGGAGATGTTGCTGAAGTGGGTGGCCTACGGCTTCGTCAAGTACTTCACCAATGCCTGGTGTTGGCTCGACTTCCTCATCGTAGAT GTGTCTGTTGTGAGCCTGTTAGCAAGTGCTCTAGGTTATTCTGAACTGACCGCCATCAAGTCCCTGAGGACTCTACGAGCACTAAGACCTCTGAGAGCTCTGTCACGCTTCGAGGGCATgaga GTTGTAGTAAACGCTCTGCTGGGGGCCATCCCCTCCATCATGAACGTGCTGCTGGTGTGCCTCATCTTCTGGCTGATCTTCAGCATCATGGGAGTGAACCTGTTTGCGGGGAAGTACTACCACTGCGTGAACAGCACCACGGGCGAGCTGCTACCCGTCTCGCTGGTCAACAACAAGAGCGAGTGCCTGGCTATGGCCAACGACAGCGCACGCTGGAAGAACGTCAAGATCAACTTCGACAACGTGGGGGCCGGCTACCTAGCGCTGCTCCAAGTG gctacatttaaaggatggatggatatCATGTATGCGGCTGTTGACTCACGCAAT CTGGAGCAGCAGCCAGAGTACGAGGTCAACCTCTACATGTACCTGTACttcgtcatcttcatcatcttcggCTCCTTCTTCACCCTCAACCTCTTCATCGGTGTCATCATTGACAACTTCAACCAGCAGAAGAAAAAG TTTGGAGGTCAGGACATCTTCAtgacagaggaacagaagaaGTATTACAACGCCATGAAGAAGCTTGGCTCCAAGAAACCACAGAAACCTATTCCAAGGCCAACG AACAAGTTCCAGGGCTGTGTGTTTGACTTCGTCACCAGGCAGGCCTTCGACATCGTCATCATGATTCTGATCTGCCTGAACATGGTGACCATGATGGTGGAGACAGACGACCAGACTGAGGACATGGCCAACATCCTTTACTGGATTAACCTGGTCTTCATCGTGCTCTTCACTGGCGAGAGCAGCCTGAAGATGATCTCGCTGAGACATTACTACTTTTCTTTGGGATGGAACATTTTCGACTTTGTGGTGGTCATCTTATCCATCGTTG GTATGTTCCTCTCTGACGTCATTGAGAAGTACTTTGTGTCGCCAACGCTGTTCCGAGTCATCCGCCTTGCCCGGATTGGCCGAATCCTGCGCCTCATCAAAGGCGCTAAGGGAATCCGCACGCTCCTCTTCGCTCtcatgatgtcacttcctgcccTCTTCAACATcggcctcctcctcttcttggtTATGTTCATCTATGCCATTTTTGGCATGTCCAACTTCGCCTACGTGAAGCGCGAGGCGGGGATCGATGACTTGTTCAACTTCGAGACTTTCGGCAACTCCATGCTCTGCCTGTTCCAGATCACCACATCGGCCGGGTGGGATGGACTCCTTGCGCCCATCCTCAACAACAAGGAGCCCGACTGCGATAGTCGCTTGGAGCACCCGGGCAGCTCGGTGCGGGGCAACTGCGGCAACGCGTCCGTGGGCATCATCTTCTTTGTGTCATACATCATCATCTGTTTCCTGATCGTCGTGAACATGTACATCGCCGTCATCCTGGAGAACTTCAGCGTGGCCACGGAAGAGAGCGCCGAGCCGCTGAGCGAGGACGACTTCGAGATGTTCTACGAGGTGTGGGAGCGCTTCGACCCAGACGCCACGCAGTTCGTGGAGTACCAGAAACTGTCCGAGTTCGCCGACTCGCTGGACCCGCCGCTGCGCATCGCAAAGCCCAACAGGCTCCAGCTGATCGCCATGGACCTGCCCATGGTGAGCGGCGACCGCATTCACTGCCTGGACATCCTGTTCGCCTTCACCCTGCGCGTGCTGGGCGAGGAGGGCGAGATGGACGCGCTGAGGGGACAGATGGAGGAGCGGTTCATGGCCTCCAACCCCTCCAAGGTGTCTTACGagcccatcaccaccaccctgcGCCGCAAGCAGGAGGAGATGTCCGCCATGGTCATCCAGCGTGCCTTCCGATGCTACCGCATGCGCCAGACGGTCAAGCGCGCCTCCCACATGTACCGGCAGTCCCTGCTGCAGGACGGGGGATCTCTTATCAGCCGGGGCGGAGAGAAGGTTCCGGACAAGGAGGTGCTGGTGATCATCAAGTTCACTGAGAACTCGGCCTCGGACAAAACAGACATGACCCCCTCGTCGGCATCGCCGCCCTCCTACAACAGCGTGGCCAAGTcggacaaggacaaggacaagtACGAGAAGGACTGGCGGGAGAAAGAGGACAATGCGAAAGACGCGCGTGAGAGGAAGAAGTGA